A section of the Rhizobium sp. SSA_523 genome encodes:
- the trxA gene encoding thioredoxin produces the protein MSGTNNPYGGGYGSQMSGTMNFGSAAPAATGPAGTYVKDTTTAAFAKDVLEESQHQPVLVDFWAPWCGPCKQLAPALEKVVNEGNGRVKLVKLNIDDHPAIPGQLGIQSIPAVIAFVNGRPVDGFMGAVPESQIRQFIDKLAGPAGADQAAEIEAALEEAQTLLDGGDTQSAAQLFGAVLQADPENPKAAAGMMDCLLALGEMARAKQMLESLPEELAAQPAVQAVALKIQQIEEARKLGDPVALEHELALHPDHHDARMKLAKILNVEGRRDEAAEHLLLIMKEDRSFDDDGARRQLLQFFEAWGPKDPATISARRRLSSILFS, from the coding sequence ATGAGCGGTACGAACAATCCTTATGGCGGCGGCTACGGCAGCCAGATGAGCGGAACCATGAACTTCGGTTCTGCGGCGCCAGCGGCGACCGGACCGGCCGGAACCTACGTCAAGGATACGACGACGGCCGCTTTCGCAAAGGATGTGCTGGAGGAGTCGCAGCACCAGCCTGTTCTCGTGGATTTCTGGGCACCCTGGTGCGGCCCCTGCAAGCAGCTGGCGCCGGCACTGGAAAAGGTGGTCAATGAAGGCAATGGCCGGGTCAAGCTGGTCAAGCTGAATATTGACGATCATCCGGCCATTCCAGGTCAGCTCGGCATCCAGTCCATCCCTGCGGTCATCGCTTTCGTCAACGGTCGTCCGGTGGATGGTTTCATGGGCGCGGTTCCGGAAAGCCAGATCCGCCAGTTCATCGATAAATTGGCCGGTCCCGCCGGTGCCGATCAGGCAGCCGAGATCGAAGCGGCGCTGGAAGAGGCCCAGACGCTCTTGGATGGAGGCGACACGCAAAGCGCCGCTCAGCTGTTCGGCGCCGTGCTGCAGGCCGATCCGGAAAATCCGAAGGCTGCGGCGGGAATGATGGACTGCCTTCTGGCGCTCGGCGAAATGGCGCGTGCCAAGCAGATGCTGGAGTCTTTGCCCGAGGAATTGGCGGCGCAGCCCGCCGTGCAGGCCGTCGCGCTGAAGATCCAGCAGATCGAAGAGGCGCGCAAGCTCGGCGATCCGGTGGCGCTGGAGCACGAGCTCGCCCTTCATCCGGATCACCATGATGCGCGCATGAAGCTCGCCAAGATCCTGAATGTCGAAGGGCGTCGCGACGAGGCTGCCGAGCATCTGCTGCTGATCATGAAAGAAGATCGCAGCTTCGACGATGATGGCGCCCGGCGCCAGCTCTTGCAGTTCTTCGAGGCATGGGGGCCGAAGGATCCGGCCACGATTTCCGCGCGGCGCCGTCTGTCTTCGATCCTCTTCTCGTAA